The following coding sequences are from one Arachis hypogaea cultivar Tifrunner chromosome 7, arahy.Tifrunner.gnm2.J5K5, whole genome shotgun sequence window:
- the LOC112702841 gene encoding L-type lectin-domain containing receptor kinase VIII.2, whose amino-acid sequence MDPSCYNIFCIILLLNLLAAIVPYRFAVSSYASDVPINVTKHFFFPNFNLNNNPRLVHEVKLLGSAKFSDENGAIQIPIESQDTDIRHQAGRGIYNFPIRLLDPRTQTPASFETTFAFQLNNSTSSDESSNGGSGLTFIIVPDEFTVGRSGPWLAMLNDVCENDYKAVAVEFDTRKNPEFRDPNDNHIGINLGTIVSTKTINASDAGVSLKDGSVHRAWIKYDGQQRRMDIHLGLADQFVYPSKPIFSESINLTPYLNEYMFVGFSASTGNHTQIHNILSWNFTSTSQAFLRLPSSETCQGQILLQNSTGAAEEATTKSSKDEPSKSFLIFVAAVAIVLVVLIGFYFVSKHRRNAAKSKSPMDVDIHRPRPPNKPRRFTFSELSSATRSYSEIELLGNDSRGVYYRGKLSNGTQVAVKRFSEQFLGTHGSDKKRLLKEIKTISAVRHPNLLPLRGWCQDNHQVMVVYDFVPNGSLDKWLFGAGVLPWTRRFKVIKDVADGLSFLHGKQLAHKNLKCSSVFLDVSFRAVLGDFGFVLMGAESKQFEAQVCHGADVFEFGVLVLEVIAGRKRNESDEGKPEEKNLLDFAWNLHEIDEKVKIVDRKMGSLINLEQAIRVLEIGLLCTLNENKGRPSMEQVVEFLGNMEKPIPELPRTRPVALFPYSSANTGLCNAYSCTF is encoded by the exons ATGGATCCCTCATGCTATAatattttctgcataattttgTTGCTCAATCTTCTAGCAGCTATAGTTCCATACAGATTTGCTGTTTCTTCTTATGCTAGTGATGTTCCAATTAATGTTACCAAACACTTTTTCTTCCCAAATTTCAACTTGAACAACAACCCTAGATTAGTCCATGAAGTGAAGCTTCTAGGCAGTGCCAAATTCTCAGATGAAAATGGTGCAATTCAGATCCCAATTGAGTCACAAGACACTGACATAAGGCACCAAGCAGGTAGAGGAATCTACAACTTCCCAATTCGCCTTCTAGATCCGAGAACACAAACTCCGGCGTCTTTCGAAACCACCTTCGCTTTTCAGCTCAACAATTCAACATCCTCTGATGAATCCTCCAATGGAGGAAGTGGTTTAACCTTCATAATTGTTCCTGATGAGTTCACAGTTGGAAGATCTGGTCCATGGCTTGCAATGCTCAATGATGTTTGTGAGAATGACTATAAGGCAGTTGCAGTTGAATTTGACACAAGGAAGAACCCTGAATTTCGTGATCCAAATGATAACCATATTGGTATCAATTTAGGTACCATAGTATCTACAAAAACTATAAATGCTTCTGATGCTGGTGTTTCTCTTAAGGATGGTTCTGTTCATAGGGCTTGGATCAAATATGATGGTCAACAAAGGAGGATGGATATTCATCTCGGCCTCGCCGACCAATTTGTTTATCCATCCAAGCCAATCTTCTCAGAGTCCATTAATCTTACTCCTTATCTAAATGAGTACATGTTTGTAGGGTTCTCAGCTTCCACAG GTAACCATACTCAAATCCATAATATACTCTCTTGGAATTTCACTTCAACTAGCCAAGCTTTCCTCCGGTTACCGTCATCCGAAACTTGCCAGGGCCAGATCTTGCTTCAGAATAGTACTGGAGCTGCAGAAGAAGCTACCACAAAGTCTTCAAAGGACGAACCTTCTAAAAGCTTCTTGATTTTCGTGGCGGCGGTCGCGATTGTTCTCGTTGTTCTGATTGGTTTCTACTTTGTCAGCAAGCACAGAAGAAACGCTGCCAAATCAAAAAGTCCAATGGATGTAGATATTCACAGGCCAAGGCCTCCAAACAAGCCTCGCCGCTTCACCTTCTCTGAGCTTTCGTCCGCAACTCGGTCTTACAGTGAAATTGAGTTGCTTGGAAATGATTCCAGAGGAGTGTACTACAGAGGGAAGCTTTCTAATGGTACACAGGTTGCTGTGAAGAGATTCTCGGAGCAGTTCCTTGGCACACACGGATCTGATAAGAAGCGTTTGTTAAAGGAAATCAAGACAATCAGCGCGGTTCGCCACCCAAATTTGCTTCCCCTTAGAGGCTGGTGCCAGGACAATCATCAAGTCATGGTGGTTTATGACTTTGTCCCCAATGGCAGCCTAGATAAATGGCTATTTGGGGCCGGCGTTCTTCCGTGGACGCGAAGATTCAAAGTCATAAAGGATGTAGCTGATGGCTTGAGTTTCCTCCACGGCAAGCAACTAGCCCACAAGAACTTGAAATGCAGCAGTGTGTTCCTTGATGTCAGCTTCAGAGCCGTGTTGGGGGACTTTGGATTCGTCCTAATGGGGGCCGAATCAAAACAATTCGAGGCTCAAGTGTGCCACGGCGCAGACGTGTTTGAATTCGGAGTCCTTGTGTTGGAAGTAATAGCAGGAAGGAAAAGGAATGAGAGTGATGAAGGGAAGCCTGAGGAGAAGAATTTGTTGGATTTTGCTTGGAACTTGCATGAGATTGATGAGAAAGTGAAGATTGTAGATAGAAAGATGGGATCATTGATAAACTTGGAGCAAGCAATTAGAGTTCTTGAAATTGGTTTGCTTTGCACTTTGAATGAGAACAAAGGGAGACCCTCAATGGAGCAAGTTGTGGAGTTTCTTGGTAACATGGAGAAGCCTATTCCTGAGCTTCCAAGAACTCGCCCTGTTGCCTTGTTTCCTTATAGTAGTGCCAATACTGGACTTTGCAATGCTTATTCTTGTACCTTTTAG